The DNA window CATGTTCTGTCGTCTCAAGGACTTCCGGCGGATCGCCACCCGTTACGACAAACGCGCCGACGTCTTCCTCTCCGGCGTGTTCTTGGCCGCCGCCGTAGTATGGTGGGCCAATTGAGTCCGGACCCTAGTGCCTGGGGAATTTGTTCTCGCACTCACTCACGAATCAATCACCGTACCTAACAACCTCATTGCGTTAGTTGAAGGCAGGAGCACCTATGCAAGGGTTGGTCTGAGCATGCACCAAACAGCGCCATGGATTCAGCCAGGATGGAGTGGGCCAATCGTACTAGAAATCGCAAATCATGGAAAAATTCCCATTAAATTAACGCCCCTGGTAGATCGCCCATGCCAAATCACGTTCTTTGAATTGAAATCGCCTATTCCATCTTCGTTAGCTTACGGTTCACGAAAAACTGATCGATATAAAGATCAAAAACATCCTCTACGGCATAAACGTTAACGGTCGTTTTAGCCTCGCTTTTGAACATGATTGAATCGACAAAATAGAAACGTCGCATCCATCCAAAGACCGCGTTTCGGTCAAGGTGGCACGGGAACGTCGGGTTCACGCGTTCATCGAATCGAAGAAGCCGGCGTTGTTCTTGGTTTCCTTGAGCTTGCCGAGCAGGAACTCCATCGCGTCCGACACGCCCATCGGCATCAGGATGCGGCGCAGCACCCACATTTTCGACAGCGTCGCCTTGTCGACCAGCAGCTCCTCCTTGCGGGTGCCCGACTTGGTGATGTCGATCGAGGGGAACGTGCGCTTGTCGGAAAGCTTGCGGTCGAGAATGATCTCCGAGTTGCCGGTGCCCTTGAACTCCTCGAAGATCACCTCGTCCATGCGCGAGCCGGTGTCGATCAGCGCGGTGGCGATGATGGTGAGCGAGCCGCCGTCCTCGATGTTGCGCGCGGCGCCGAAGAAGCGCTTCGGCCGTTGCAATGCGTTGGCGTCGACGCCGCCGGTCAGCACCTTGCCCGAGCTCGGCACCACCGTGTTGTAGGCGCGCGCGAGCCGGGTGATCGAATCGAGCAGGATCACCACATCACGCTTGTGCTCGACCAGGCGTTTGGCCTTTTCGATCACCATTTCCGCGACTGAAACGTGGCGGGTGGCCGGTTCGTCGAAGGTCGAGCTCACCACCTCGCCCTTGACCGAGCGGGCCATGTCGGTGACTTCCTCGGGCCGTTCGTCGATCAAGAGCACGATCAGATAGCACTCGGGATGGTTGGCGGCGATGGAGTGCGCCATGTTTTGCAACATCATCGTCTTGCCGGTGCGCGGCGGCGCAACGATCAGTCCGCGTTGGCCCTTGCCGATCGGCGTGATCAGGTCGAGCACGCGCGAGGTGAAATCCTTGGTTTTCGCTTCCTCGATCTCCATCTTGAGCCGCTGTTCGGGATAGAGCGGCGTCAGGTTGTCGAAGTTGATCCGGTGGCGGACGTTTTCCGGCGGCTCGAAGTTGATGGTGTTGACCTTCAAGAGCGCGAAGTAGCGCTCGCCGTCCTTGGGCGCGCGGATCTGGCCTTCGACCGTGTCGCCGGTGCGAAGCCCGAAGCGACGCACTTGGCTGGGGCTGACATAGATGTCGTCGGGGCCCGGCAAGTAGTTGGCCTGCGGGCTGCGCAGGAAGCCGAAGCCGTCCTGCAGAAGCTCGATCACGCCGTCGCCGAAGATCGCCACCTCGTTGTCGGCGAGCTGCTTCAGGATGGCGAACATCATGTCCTGGCGCCGGAGCGAACTCGCGTTCTCGATCTGGAGTTCCTCGGCGTAGGCGAGCAGTTCGGCGGGGGACTTGGCCTTAAGGTCTTTGAGATTCATGACGGAAACGAGGGCGTCGCGGTGCGGAAGAACGTCGGGGAGGAAAGGGGGGTCGGCGCGGGGGTTAGGAAGCGATAAAGCGAAGCGCGCCCGCTTTGGAGAGTGGCCCGAAAATCAGCGGCCTCTCAAAGGATTAGCGAAAGACGTGAAAGCTGTCAAACGGCGTTTTTCCCGGCCTCGCTCAAAACGGCTTGACCACGACGAAAATCACGATCGCGATCATCAGGACGGTCGGTATCTCGTTGACAACCCTATAGAAAACAGCAGGGCGGCGGTTGCGATCCTCGGCGAATTCGCGCCGGAAGCGCGCCATCAAGCCGTGCAGCGCGAAGAGCCCGAGAAGCGCGGCGCATTTGCCCCACCACCAGGGCGACGCCCAAACACCCGCGCCGACATGCATGAGCAGTATCGCGCCGAGCGCAAGCGACGCGATCATCGCCGGCGTCATGATCGCGCGCAGCAGGCGCCGCTCCATCGTTTTCAGCGTTTCCGACAATTCGGAGCCGGGCTTGGCGTCGGCGTGATAGACGAACAATCGCGGCAGGTAGAGCATTGCCGCCATCCACGCGATCACCGCGACGATGTGCAGCGCCTTGATCCAGAGATACGCGGCGGGCGACAGCGGAAACATGCGCTAGAGGCTATCAAGGCCGCGCCCGTTTGCACATCGGGCAAAACGATCTCCGCAGACGTTGCCGTCGCCCGGCCGGCATATGCCGGACGGTCCGTCGAGGGCGGCGCGCGCGAGGCGGGCCAGCCCGGCGACGAACGACGGATGCTCGGCCACTGTCGGCACCCGGATGTAGTCGGGAACGCCCGCTTCATTGGCGTGATGGCGGTATTCGATGTCGAGCTCGACCAGGGTTTCGGAATGCTCGGACACGAACGCGATCGGCACCACCACCACCGGCACGCGGTCGCGCCCAGCGCGATCGAGCTCCTCGCTGGTCGAGGGCCCGATCCATTCGAGCGGCCCGACCCGGCTTTGGTAGCAGACCACCCACGCGGACGATGCCAGTCCGAGCCACGCGGCGATCGCGCCGGCGGTCGCTTCCACCTGGCGGGGATAGGGATCGCCGCGCGCGATCACGCGTTTCGGCAATCCGTGGGCGGAAAACAGCACGCGCGGCGATCCGGCGTGGGCGGATTCGATCATCGCTTTCCGGGTCATTTCGGCGACGGCGGCGATGAAGCCTTCCTCGACCGGGTAACAGCAAACCGGATGCGTCGGCCGTTCGAGCCCCGCCGCCCGGGCGGCACGGCGCCAGTCCTTGAACGAGGATTCGGTCGTCGTGGTCGAATACTGGGGATAGAGGGGCAACAGAACGATCCGCTCGGGGTCGAACGCCTTGACCGCGCGCGCGACCTCGTCGCTCATCGGATGCCAGTAACGCATGCAAACGAACGCGCGCGCCTCGATGCCCCCGACTTTAAGCGCGGATTCGAGGGCGGCGGCCTGCCGGCGCGTGAAAGCAAGCAACGGGGACGAGCCGCCGAGCTTGGCGTAGATGTCGCGCGCGATGCGCGCGCGGCGCCCGGCGATCAGCTTGGCGAGCATCGGGCGGATCGGCCACGGCAGCGAGATGATCGCCGGATCGCCAAACAAATTGCGGAGAAACGGCTCGATCGCTTCGGGCCGGTCCGGCCCGCCCAGGTTGAACAGCACGACCGCAATACGTTTCATGCCGACCGATCCCGCCATTTCCGGATAATCGCCGCGAGCCTTTCGACGTGTTCGGGCGGGGTTTCGGGCAATATGCCGTGACCGAGGTTGAAAATATGCGCGCGCGAGCGAAATCCGTCCAGGATTCTGAGCGTTTCCGATTCCAACCGCGCGCCGCCCTCGACCAGGATTTTGTTGTCCAGATTGCCTTGCAGCGCGATCGGGGATGGGATGTGCGCCACCGCCCAGGCCGGCTCGACGGCACCGTCCAGACCGATGGCATCGACTCCGGTTTCGCGCCCGTAAAACGCGTACCGCGGACCCGCTTCGCGCGGAAATCCGATAATTGGAATTTGCGGGTGGCGTTCCTTGAGCCGGACGACGATCCGCCGGGTCGGTTCGATCACGTAACGGCGAAACTCGGCATCCTCGAGCCCGCCGGCCCAGCTGTCGAACAGCTGCACCGCCTCGGCGCCATGGTCGATCTGGCGGGAAAGATATTCGAACGTGTTGTCGGCCAGAAGTTCGAGCAGCGCGTCGCCGTCTTCCGGCCGGGAGCGAAACCAGGAACGAATCCGATCGCGCGTGCCGCCACCGCGACCTTCCACCATGTAGACCGCCACGGTCCACGGCGCGCCGGCGAAACCGACCAAGGCGACCTCGGACGGCAATTCCTTGGTTAGGCGACTCAAAGTTTCGTAAACGGGCAACAGTCGATGATGGATATTCCCGGGCTTGAGTCGAGTTATGTCAGCGGTCGAGGTGATCGGGTCCAGTATTGGACCCTCGTTTTCCCGAAATTCCAGTTTCTGTCCCAACGCGTCGGGAATGACCAGGATGTCGCTGAACAGTATGGCAGCATCCATGCCGAAACGGCGGACGGGTTGCAGCGTCGCTTCGACCGTCAACTCGGGTCTATAGCAAAAATCGAGAAAGTCCCTGGCCCGATTTCGCAGCTCGCGGTATTCGGGCAAATAACGACCCGCCTGGCGCATCAACCACCACGGCGGCGGAGTATGACGCTCGCCTTTAAGAACTTCGATGAACCGCTTAGACATAATTATCCACTGTAAGTCGAAGACTTCTAAATCATAGTAAGTAGATTATAGAAAGGTAGTTGTAGCAGTAGGGAAGGGGAAATCGGAGGATTATCGGATATCGACTCGTTTTCCAAACGTGAACCGATACCTGTTATTTTTAACGCCGGGTCGCATCGGATAAGTGTTCCGCGAAACGCAAAAAAACCCTTTGAATCTGGTATAATCCGGCAGTTTTCAAAACGCGGAAAACGTGCAGAACTTTGCCAATTTCCGGAGAATCCTTCAAGTTATACCGGTCGAGGATAACTTTTTCCCCGTTCGCGCTTCCTGTAGACTGAATCGCGCAATGCGATGGCAAGTCGCTTGTCGTGAATTGTCGACACCCTTGTCCACAGGGTTTTGCATGAAATCCGCCGGTTGCCGATGACCCAACTTCACGTGCATGTCGTTTCCGATTCCACCGGCGAAACCGCCGGTACTTACGCGCGCGCGGCGGTCACGCAATTCGAGGGCGTCGAGCTGCGTGAGCACCTTTGGGCCATGGTACGCACCGAGTCCGAATTGGATGAGGCGCTGGCCGGCATCCGCGCCAATCCGGGGTTCGTGATGTTCACGATCGTGGACGAAAAGCTTCGCACCCGTCTTGAACAAGGATGCCGGGAATTGCATGTGCCGAGCTTGGCCGTGCTCGATCCCGCGCTGGTGGCGTTGGGCGCCTTTCTCGGCGCGGAAACCAAGGCGCGACCGGGCGGCCAGCACGTCATGGACGCCGAATATTTCGCCCGCATCGAGGCGATGCAGTTCACTCTCGCCCACGACGACGGCCAATCGCCGCGTTCGCTCGACGGTGCCGACGTGATTTTGGTGGGCGTTTCGCGGACGTCGAAAACGCCGACCTGCATCTACCTCGCCCAACGCGGATTGAAGGCGGCCAACGTGCCCATGGTTCCCGGTTGTCCGCTGCCGCCGGAACTGACGAAAGTCAAACGAGCGCTGGTGGTCGGCCTGACCAAGGACCCGAAACGGCTGGTGCAGATCCGGCGCAACCGGCTTTTGCAATTGAACAAGGACCAGGACACCGATTACGTCGATCTGGAGAAAGTCGCCCGCGAGGTCAACGAAGCGCGCAAGCTGTTCGAGGCCAACGGCTGGCCGGTGATCGACGTGACCCGGCGTTCCATCGAGGAAACGGCGGCGAGCATCATTCAGCTTCATACCCGGCGCCGGGAAGAACAACTGGCCTAAGGCTGCAGGCCGATTATCCCGTTTCGCTATCATAACGATATGCAAAAAACCTTGATTTTGGCCTCCGCCAGTTCGGCTCGGCGGCGGGTGCTCGAAGGAGCGCAAGTCCCGTTCGTGCAAGAGACATCGGGTGTGGACGAGGCGGCCCTGAAAACGGCGCTCGGCGATCTCCCGGCCGGAGCCGTGGCCCAAGCGCTTGCCGTCGCCAAGGCCGAGGCCGTCTCCGCCCGTCGACCAAAAATGTGGGTGCTCGGCGCCGACCAGATGTTGGAATGCGAAGGACGCCTGTTCGCCAAGCCCCGCGACAAGGCCGAGGCCCGGGTTCAACTGGCGACGTTACGCGGGCGCATGCACCGCTTGGTGAACGGTCTCGCGCTGCTGCGGGACGGCACCGTTCTCTGGCGCTACGGCGACGAAGCGCGCCTTTGGATGCGCGATTTCCCGGACGAGTTTCTCGACGCCTATCTCGCCGATGCCGGCCCCGAGGTTCTGGAATCGGTCGGCGCTTACCGCCTGGAGGGAAAAGGGGCGCAACTTTTTTCCCGGATCGAGGGCGATTTCTTTTCCATCCTCGGGATGCCGTTGTTGCCGCTCCTTGAAGTCCTGCGCCGGGAAGGAATTCTCGCCTAGCGTCGCAATTGGCTTTAGACTGCCAGCGAGGGGTGAGACCGATGAACATCGGCGGAAAAACCAAAGTCGCGGGCGTCATGGGTTGGCCGGTCGGGCATTCGCTCTCGCCGCGTCTGCACGGCTATTGGCTCGAACGCCATCGGATCGACGGCGTGATGGTGCCGCTTCCAATTCGGCCCGAACATTTTGCCGAGGGCCTGAGGGCGCTGCCCAAGCTGGGTTTCGTCGGCGCGAGCGTCACGGTGCCGCATAAGGAAGCCGTCCTCGAAATCGCCGACGACATCGAGCCGCTCGCGCGCCGGGTCGGCGCGGCGAACATGATCGCGATCGGCGGCGACGGCCGCTTGTCCGCGCGCAATACCGACGTGCCCGGGTTTCTGAGCGCGCTGCGTGCCGGCGCGCCTTTTTGGCGCGCGGACCTGGGTCCGGCGACGGTGCTCGGCGCGGGCGGTGCCGCGCGCGCGGTCGTGGTCGCGCTGATCGATGCCGGCGTCGCCGAGGTGCGCGTCGTCAACCGGACGGCGGCGCGCGCCGAAGCCTTGGCCGAGGCGTTCGGCTCGAAAATACACCCCGTGCACTGGGAAAACCGCGCCGCCGCGCTCGCCGGCGCAGCGTTGCTGGTCAACGCTACGGTTCTCGGTATGGAAGGCGGCACGCCCCTCGACATCGATCTCGCGGCGTTGCCGGCGCGGGCCGTGGTGATGGATATTGTCTATGCACCGTTGGAAACGGCGCTGTTGGCCCAGGCCCGCGCGCGCGGACACACGCCCATCGACGGTCTCGGAATGTTGCTGCACCAGGCCCGGCCCGCGTTCGCGGCATGGTTTGGAATCGAACCCGAGGTGACGGCGGAACTGCGCGACTTCGTTCTCGCCGGGCGTGCGGGCGAATCCCCGCGCGCATGGGAAGATGCACCCCTACCGGGGCGCGCGAGCTGAACGGCCCCATGATCATCGTCGGTCTCACCGGCTCGGTCGCCATGGGCAAAACCACCGCGGCACGGGCGTTTCGTCGCTTAAAGGTCCCGGTACACGACGCCGACGCCGTCGTGCGGCGCCTTTTGGCGACCGACGAATCCGTGCACGCCCGGGTCGGCAAGATGTTTCCCGGGACCGTCAAGAACGGCGCCGTCGATCGGGCCGCGTTGGCCGCGCGGGTTTTTTCCGACCCGGGCGCCCTGCGCGCGCTGGAAGCCATCCTCCATCCCCTGGTGCGGCGCGAAACCCGCGCGTTTCTTGCCCGCGCCGCGCGCCGGCGGGAACGGCTGGTGGTGTTGGACATACCGCTGCTGTTCGAAACCAGAGGCGAGCGCGGCTGCGATTGCGTGGCGGTCGTTCACGCCCCGGATTTCATTCAAGCGAGGCGCTTCCTCGCGCGGCCGGGGATGGATCGCAACCGGCTCGCTGCCACGCGTGCGCGCCAGATGTCGGCGCGGGACAAGCTTCGGCGCGCCGACATGGCGATCCCGACCGGACTTAGCCGGGGCTTTTCCTTCCGCCGCGTCGCGGCTATGGTCGCGAAGCTTCGCGGCGCGCGCGGTGGGGGCGTTTGGAAACCCGGCTGGCCCCGCGGGAGATAATCCACGATGCGCGAGATCGTTCTGGATACCGAAACCACCGGCCTCGATCCGGCGCGCGGCGATCGGATCGTCGAGATCGGCTGCGTCGAGCTGGTGAATTACATTCCTACGGGAAACACGTTTCAAAGCTACGTCAATCCCGAACGCGACATTCCCGAAACGGCATTTGCGGTTCACGGCCTTTCGCGCGATTTTCTCGCGAAGCATCCCGTGTTCGCGGCGATTGCGGAGGAGTTCGTCGCGTTCATCGCCGATTCCCCGTTGATTATCCACAATGCCGCGTTCGACCTCGGATTCGTCAACGCGGAACTTGCGCGGCTCGAACGCGCGCCAGTGCTTTCGGCGCGCGCCGTGGACACGGTGCAACTTGCCCGGAGCAAGATTCCTCCCGGGGCGTCGGCCAGCCTCGATGCGCTTTGCGCTCGCTTCGGCATCGACACTTCGGGGCGCGCTCTGCACGGGGCGCTGAAGGACGCGCTGCTGCTGGCAGAGGTTTATCTCGAATTGATCGGCGGGCGACAGCCGGGGCTCGTCTTCGCCCAGATGGCGGCGCCGCGACGCGCGGCTTCGGCGCGGGCCGGGACGCCCGGCGCGCCGACGGCGCGCCCCCCCCGCGCGCACGCGCCGACCGACGGCGAGACGGCGGCGCACGCCGCCTTTCTCGCCAAATTCAAGGATCCGGTCTGGGGACGTTAAGGAAGACCTAGGAAGCCGGAGTCGCGGCCGCCCCCGCGCCTTGGCCCTGCTGCTTGGCTAATTCGGCTATGCGCGCCTGGTAAAGCGCGGCGAAGTCCATCATCCCCAGCATCAGCGGCGGAAAACCGCCGTCACGGGTGACATCGGCGAGGATGTTGCGCGCGAACGGGAACAAGAGACGCGGGCATTCGATCAGCAGAACCGGCTGCAAGTGTTCCTTGGGAACATTGACGGTGAACAAGCCGGCATAGGCGAGTTCGGCGATGAAACCGACCATATCGTCGACCTTGCATTCTGCCTTGATATGAATGGTTACTTCGTACGCGTTGGGCGGATCCTGGAAGGTTGTCGCCTGCACGTCGAGATTGACCGTGATCGTCGGCTGCGTCTTCTGCATGGCGAGGAAAGCCTTCGGCCCGTTCGGGGCCTCGAACGACAGATCCTTGATGTATTGGCTGTTAATCCCGAGCATGGGCTGTTGTCCGCCGGTTTGGGCGGCGTCGGGGCCGTTTCCGGGTTTGTCGGAGGGGTTCATGTGCGCGGTCCTTCCTCGGGACAGGAGTGGTTTTGGTGCGGCCGGGCCGCCGCGCGGGATCACGGCCTAGCATGGAACGGAGCGGGAAACAACGCCGTCAACCGTCCGGCGTCGCGGCCGGCATTGCCGCCGCGACCGCGCACGCCTATGTACTGTATCCGGAAGGCGCCGATGCCGCTGGCGGCGCAAAAGTCCGGATTTTCGTCCTGGCGGCGCGCGCCGCCGGGAGGTAGGGTAACCAAAAGGCTGGTATTCCGGCTGGATGCGCGACCGTCATGAGCAACGGATTTCAATTCATCGACATCATCTTTCTCGCCATGGTGGCGGTATTTCTGGCGTTGCGCTTGCGCAACGTGCTCGGCCGCCGCGACGGCCACGAAGGCGGCTACCGCGATCCGTTTTGTCCCGCGCCCGCGCCGGAACGGCGCGCGGATTCGCCCGCGAGCGATTCCGATAACGTCATCCGCCTGCCCAACCGCAGCGAAGAAGTGGAGGCCGCCGAGCGGATCGCCAAGGCCGCCCACGGCAACGCGACCCTTGCCGACGGTTTGACGCAGATCAAGCTCGCCGATCCCGGCTTCGATCCCGAAGCCTTCGCCAAGGGTGCGCGCGGCGCATTCGAAATGATTCTTGAGGCTTTCGCCAAGGGCAAGCTTGATGGCGTGAAACCGATCTTGAGCCCCGACGTCCTCGCCAACTTCGAACAAGCGGTCAAGGCGCGCCATGAAGCGGGCGAAACGCTCGAGAACACCCTGGTCGGCATTCGTTCGGCCGAAATAGCCGAAGCTTACATGGATGGCCGCAACGCGGTCGTCGCCGTCCGTTTCACCAGCGACCAGATCAACGTCACGCGCGACCGCGAAGGCCGGGTCGTTTCCGGCGATGCGTCGGCGGTGACGGCGGTCGTCGATTTGTGGACATTCCAGCGGGATACGCGCTCGCGCGATCCCAACTGGATACTGGTCGCGACCGAAAGCGTCGAATAAGGCCGCGATGCCGGGACGCGTCGCCGGCCATTTATTTTCCGCGATCCTGTTTCTCCTCGGAGCCTGCGCCGCGCCGCCGCCGCCCGCGCCCAAACTTCTGCTGACCGGCGTCGAATTCTTGGACCTCGCGGGCTGGTCCAACGACGCGGTCGGCGCCGCGATACCGGCGCTGCTGAAGTCGTGCGATCGGATCGGCAAGCTCGCGCCCGATAAGATTTTGGATTCGGCCAATCTGATGGGTCGCGCCCGCGATTGGCACGCACCATGCGCCGCCGCCCGCCGCGTAAGGTCGGAGGATTCCGCGTCCGCCCGCCGGTTTTTCGAAGCCGAATTTCGGGCTTTCCGCGCGAGCGACGCGGCCGGCGGCACGGGCTTCGCCACCGGCTATTACGAAGCGGAGCTCAGGGGGGCGCGCAAACCGGACGCGCGGTATCGCTTTCCCATTTACCGGCCGCCGCCCGGCCCGGTCGCTCATGATCGGGCAGCGATCGAAGCCGGCGCGCTCGCGGGCAAGGGCCTCGAAATCCTGTGGGTCGACGACGCCCGCGACGCGTTTTTTCTTCACGTCCAGGGTTCCGGCCGGGTGACGATGAACGACGGCACCGTGGTTCGGCTCGGCTTCGCCGGCCGCAACGACCACGCGTATACCGCCATCGGCCGTATCTTGGTCGAGCGCGGAATCATGGCCCGCGAGGACGTCACGATGAAGACCATCCGCGATTGGATCGCCGCCCACCCCGAGGATGGTGCCGCGCTGATGCGCGAAAACCGCTCGTACATCTTTTTTCGCGAACTTGTCGGCAAAGGCCCGCTCGGGGCCGAAGGGGTCGCCTTGACGCCCGAACGCAGCGCCGCGGTCGACCCGGCCCACCTGCCGTTCGGGTTGCCGCTTTACGTGGCAACCCGCGATCCGCTCGATCCATCCCGTCCGCTCCGCCGTCTGGTCGTGGCCCAAGACCAGGGCAGCGCCATCAAAGGTCCGCTCAGGGTCGATCTCTTTTTCGGCGCCGGAGCCAAGGCCGAAGCCCGCGCCGGGGCGCTCAAGCACCCGGCTGAGCTATTCGTGTTAAGACCGAAGGGACTTCCCGTTCCCTGAACTTGCCTTTGGGCCGGGCAAAAGCCAATCTTCCGGTCATGCCCGCATCACCCCCTCCAGCGCCAATCTCGCCCAAAGTCGGGTTGTTCGTTACATGCTTGGTCGACCTGATGCGCCCGAGCGTCGGCTTCGCCGCCGTCAAGTTGCTCGAGGACGCCGGCTGCCGGGTCGAAGTACCGTCGGCGCAGACCTGCTGCGGCCAGCCGGCGTGGAATTCCGGCGATTCCGCCGACGCCGCGACCGTCGCGCGCGGTCTGATCGCCGCCTTCGAGCCGTTCGACTACGTGGTCGCGCCGTCGGGCTCGTGCGCCGGGATGATTCGCGTCCATTATCCCGAGCTGTTCGCCGACGATCCGGACTGGGCGCCGCGCGCCCGCGCGCTCGCCGCCAAGACCCATGAACTGATCTCCTTTCTGGTCGACGTGCGCGGCCTGACCCGGGTCGCGGCGCGCTTGGCGGCGACGGCGACGTATCACGATTCCTGCTCGGGCTTGCGCGAACTCGGCGTCAAGCGCCAGCCGCGCGCGTTGCTCGCCACCGTCGCCGGCCTCGAACTGCGCGAGGGACGGGAAGCGGAAACCTGTTGCGGCTTCGGCGGGCTCTTTTGCGTCAAGTATCCGGACGTTTCGACGGGAATCGCGGACGTCAAAACGGCCGACATCGCCGCGACCGGTGCCGATTTGGTGCTCGGCGGCGATATGGGTTGTTTGATGAACATCGCCGGGCGCCTCAGGCGCCAGGGCTCTACCGCCGCCGTCCGCCATGTGGCCGAAGTGTTGGCGGACGTTACCGCCGTTCCGCCCATTGCCGGGACTTGAACGGCCATGGACAGCACCGCCCGCAGGTTCGAAGACAACGCCCGCACCGCGCTGGATTCGCCGACGCTGCAGGCCGCGCTCGCCAAGCTCGCC is part of the Rhodospirillales bacterium genome and encodes:
- the secB gene encoding protein-export chaperone SecB, with protein sequence MNPSDKPGNGPDAAQTGGQQPMLGINSQYIKDLSFEAPNGPKAFLAMQKTQPTITVNLDVQATTFQDPPNAYEVTIHIKAECKVDDMVGFIAELAYAGLFTVNVPKEHLQPVLLIECPRLLFPFARNILADVTRDGGFPPLMLGMMDFAALYQARIAELAKQQGQGAGAAATPAS
- the hemJ gene encoding protoporphyrinogen oxidase HemJ, with translation MFPLSPAAYLWIKALHIVAVIAWMAAMLYLPRLFVYHADAKPGSELSETLKTMERRLLRAIMTPAMIASLALGAILLMHVGAGVWASPWWWGKCAALLGLFALHGLMARFRREFAEDRNRRPAVFYRVVNEIPTVLMIAIVIFVVVKPF
- a CDS encoding kinase/pyrophosphorylase — translated: MTQLHVHVVSDSTGETAGTYARAAVTQFEGVELREHLWAMVRTESELDEALAGIRANPGFVMFTIVDEKLRTRLEQGCRELHVPSLAVLDPALVALGAFLGAETKARPGGQHVMDAEYFARIEAMQFTLAHDDGQSPRSLDGADVILVGVSRTSKTPTCIYLAQRGLKAANVPMVPGCPLPPELTKVKRALVVGLTKDPKRLVQIRRNRLLQLNKDQDTDYVDLEKVAREVNEARKLFEANGWPVIDVTRRSIEETAASIIQLHTRRREEQLA
- a CDS encoding Tim44 domain-containing protein encodes the protein MSNGFQFIDIIFLAMVAVFLALRLRNVLGRRDGHEGGYRDPFCPAPAPERRADSPASDSDNVIRLPNRSEEVEAAERIAKAAHGNATLADGLTQIKLADPGFDPEAFAKGARGAFEMILEAFAKGKLDGVKPILSPDVLANFEQAVKARHEAGETLENTLVGIRSAEIAEAYMDGRNAVVAVRFTSDQINVTRDREGRVVSGDASAVTAVVDLWTFQRDTRSRDPNWILVATESVE
- the maf gene encoding septum formation protein Maf; the encoded protein is MQKTLILASASSARRRVLEGAQVPFVQETSGVDEAALKTALGDLPAGAVAQALAVAKAEAVSARRPKMWVLGADQMLECEGRLFAKPRDKAEARVQLATLRGRMHRLVNGLALLRDGTVLWRYGDEARLWMRDFPDEFLDAYLADAGPEVLESVGAYRLEGKGAQLFSRIEGDFFSILGMPLLPLLEVLRREGILA
- a CDS encoding dephospho-CoA kinase yields the protein MIIVGLTGSVAMGKTTAARAFRRLKVPVHDADAVVRRLLATDESVHARVGKMFPGTVKNGAVDRAALAARVFSDPGALRALEAILHPLVRRETRAFLARAARRRERLVVLDIPLLFETRGERGCDCVAVVHAPDFIQARRFLARPGMDRNRLAATRARQMSARDKLRRADMAIPTGLSRGFSFRRVAAMVAKLRGARGGGVWKPGWPRGR
- the rho gene encoding transcription termination factor Rho; translated protein: MNLKDLKAKSPAELLAYAEELQIENASSLRRQDMMFAILKQLADNEVAIFGDGVIELLQDGFGFLRSPQANYLPGPDDIYVSPSQVRRFGLRTGDTVEGQIRAPKDGERYFALLKVNTINFEPPENVRHRINFDNLTPLYPEQRLKMEIEEAKTKDFTSRVLDLITPIGKGQRGLIVAPPRTGKTMMLQNMAHSIAANHPECYLIVLLIDERPEEVTDMARSVKGEVVSSTFDEPATRHVSVAEMVIEKAKRLVEHKRDVVILLDSITRLARAYNTVVPSSGKVLTGGVDANALQRPKRFFGAARNIEDGGSLTIIATALIDTGSRMDEVIFEEFKGTGNSEIILDRKLSDKRTFPSIDITKSGTRKEELLVDKATLSKMWVLRRILMPMGVSDAMEFLLGKLKETKNNAGFFDSMNA
- a CDS encoding shikimate dehydrogenase; translated protein: MNIGGKTKVAGVMGWPVGHSLSPRLHGYWLERHRIDGVMVPLPIRPEHFAEGLRALPKLGFVGASVTVPHKEAVLEIADDIEPLARRVGAANMIAIGGDGRLSARNTDVPGFLSALRAGAPFWRADLGPATVLGAGGAARAVVVALIDAGVAEVRVVNRTAARAEALAEAFGSKIHPVHWENRAAALAGAALLVNATVLGMEGGTPLDIDLAALPARAVVMDIVYAPLETALLAQARARGHTPIDGLGMLLHQARPAFAAWFGIEPEVTAELRDFVLAGRAGESPRAWEDAPLPGRAS
- a CDS encoding IS5/IS1182 family transposase: MFCRLKDFRRIATRYDKRADVFLSGVFLAAAVVWWAN
- the dnaQ gene encoding DNA polymerase III subunit epsilon; amino-acid sequence: MREIVLDTETTGLDPARGDRIVEIGCVELVNYIPTGNTFQSYVNPERDIPETAFAVHGLSRDFLAKHPVFAAIAEEFVAFIADSPLIIHNAAFDLGFVNAELARLERAPVLSARAVDTVQLARSKIPPGASASLDALCARFGIDTSGRALHGALKDALLLAEVYLELIGGRQPGLVFAQMAAPRRAASARAGTPGAPTARPPRAHAPTDGETAAHAAFLAKFKDPVWGR
- a CDS encoding uroporphyrinogen decarboxylase, which gives rise to MSKRFIEVLKGERHTPPPWWLMRQAGRYLPEYRELRNRARDFLDFCYRPELTVEATLQPVRRFGMDAAILFSDILVIPDALGQKLEFRENEGPILDPITSTADITRLKPGNIHHRLLPVYETLSRLTKELPSEVALVGFAGAPWTVAVYMVEGRGGGTRDRIRSWFRSRPEDGDALLELLADNTFEYLSRQIDHGAEAVQLFDSWAGGLEDAEFRRYVIEPTRRIVVRLKERHPQIPIIGFPREAGPRYAFYGRETGVDAIGLDGAVEPAWAVAHIPSPIALQGNLDNKILVEGGARLESETLRILDGFRSRAHIFNLGHGILPETPPEHVERLAAIIRKWRDRSA
- the hemH gene encoding ferrochelatase, which translates into the protein MKRIAVVLFNLGGPDRPEAIEPFLRNLFGDPAIISLPWPIRPMLAKLIAGRRARIARDIYAKLGGSSPLLAFTRRQAAALESALKVGGIEARAFVCMRYWHPMSDEVARAVKAFDPERIVLLPLYPQYSTTTTESSFKDWRRAARAAGLERPTHPVCCYPVEEGFIAAVAEMTRKAMIESAHAGSPRVLFSAHGLPKRVIARGDPYPRQVEATAGAIAAWLGLASSAWVVCYQSRVGPLEWIGPSTSEELDRAGRDRVPVVVVPIAFVSEHSETLVELDIEYRHHANEAGVPDYIRVPTVAEHPSFVAGLARLARAALDGPSGICRPGDGNVCGDRFARCANGRGLDSL